The following are encoded in a window of Lichenicola cladoniae genomic DNA:
- a CDS encoding class I SAM-dependent methyltransferase: MYHPAGAEALFRTFRNRSDEAWLDILLSSLRVPGIDGVPMPGFPSDDLQREIHGHAGEVSLHEAHVFFREVKSYCAYAGRPIAPHRTLLDFGCGWGRMLRLFMKDIEPENLFGADSTSRFLMEARRCNPSVNFLSCQLAPPSILASESLDYVISWSVFSHLDEFLSLRWIEEFARILKPGGLLLITTQSRRFIAFCAEMRLRRASGISLEHPWYEACANSFVDEELETARYEAGQFLHAASALPPHPQSHYGEAVIPRGYVVKKWGHLFRMIDFLDNPVRLPQVLLVLQKP; the protein is encoded by the coding sequence ATGTATCATCCAGCCGGCGCCGAAGCCCTGTTCAGGACGTTCCGTAACCGTAGCGACGAGGCCTGGCTCGACATCCTGCTGAGTTCGTTGCGTGTTCCAGGCATCGATGGCGTGCCGATGCCCGGCTTCCCGTCCGACGACCTGCAGCGCGAGATCCACGGCCACGCCGGCGAGGTCTCGCTGCACGAGGCGCACGTGTTCTTTCGCGAGGTGAAGTCGTATTGCGCCTATGCCGGGCGGCCGATCGCGCCGCACCGGACCCTGCTGGATTTCGGCTGCGGCTGGGGGCGGATGCTCCGGCTGTTCATGAAGGATATCGAGCCCGAAAACCTGTTCGGCGCGGACAGCACCTCTCGTTTCCTGATGGAGGCCAGGCGCTGCAACCCGAGCGTCAATTTCCTGTCGTGCCAGCTTGCGCCGCCGTCGATCCTGGCGTCCGAGAGCCTGGATTACGTGATTTCCTGGTCGGTGTTCAGCCATCTCGACGAGTTCCTGTCGCTGCGCTGGATCGAGGAGTTCGCGCGTATCCTGAAGCCGGGGGGACTGTTGCTGATCACCACGCAGAGCCGGCGCTTCATCGCGTTCTGCGCCGAGATGCGGCTGCGTCGCGCGTCCGGCATCAGCCTCGAGCATCCCTGGTACGAGGCCTGCGCCAACAGCTTCGTCGACGAGGAGTTGGAGACAGCGCGCTACGAGGCCGGCCAGTTCCTGCATGCCGCATCCGCGTTGCCGCCGCATCCGCAGTCGCATTACGGCGAGGCGGTGATCCCGCGCGGCTACGTGGTGAAAAAGTGGGGCCACCTGTTCCGGATGATCGACTTCCTCGACAATCCGGTGCGCCTGCCGCAAGTCCTGCTGGTGCTGCAGAAACCCTAG
- a CDS encoding YdcF family protein, producing MPSPEQAAIIIFGAALRPDGTPTPTLSRRTEAAWRFGERLDMPPLYVPTGGIGRYGPSEASAMAALLRAQGIPLSRILTEETATDTLDSVDACAALLRARPHAGPVFAATSAYHLPRCLVLLRLAGVPARAVPPPRPPASQQFMRRWRWRLREVPALPWDVLLLLRRRTIDRLLTKR from the coding sequence ATGCCGAGCCCGGAGCAGGCGGCCATCATCATCTTCGGGGCGGCACTACGTCCCGATGGCACACCCACCCCGACGCTCAGCCGCCGGACCGAGGCGGCCTGGCGGTTCGGCGAGCGGCTGGACATGCCGCCGCTCTATGTACCGACCGGCGGGATCGGCCGCTATGGACCATCCGAGGCCTCCGCCATGGCAGCGCTCCTGCGGGCGCAGGGCATCCCCCTATCGCGTATCCTGACGGAGGAAACCGCCACCGACACGCTGGACTCGGTGGATGCCTGCGCGGCGCTGCTGCGGGCGAGGCCCCATGCCGGCCCGGTGTTCGCCGCCACCAGCGCCTATCACCTGCCGCGGTGCCTGGTGCTGCTGCGGCTGGCCGGCGTGCCTGCCCGCGCCGTGCCGCCACCCCGTCCGCCGGCCTCGCAGCAGTTCATGCGTCGCTGGCGCTGGCGGCTGCGCGAGGTGCCGGCGCTGCCCTGGGACGTGCTGCTGCTGCTCCGCCGGCGGACGATCGACAGGCTGCTGACAAAACGTTAG
- a CDS encoding class I SAM-dependent methyltransferase, whose product MREAPAGPVSATGDREDLNLAAQYEAYPYPERDPRDEAKRLFIGSPSHLREIDHWVFGAARPASRPLDVLVAGCGTGDGAIMIAAQLQQAGRPGRVTCIDRSERALGVARERATVRGLTNIAFLRRSLLDLPAADLGQFDYIDCCGVLHHLPDPAGALIGLERSLAPGGGIGLMVYAPHGRTGVYMLQDALALLAPIDEAPHTRLETAKRVMRHLPATAWLRANMNFGDHLEGGDAGLYDLLLNPRDVAYDVRGFMGLLDRAGLEAACLMEPARYDPDLLLPDPRLRARTASMSPIERASLAESLAGNMNTHVAYAVRRGEVPAAPDPMAPDAVPVVREMPAAEIIRQIGPDGSLPMAFGRLMVPVPLPPLAKAILGLVDGERSIAAIAAALADRGIAQAKFEVAWADTYRALSRVNRILLRPPA is encoded by the coding sequence GCCGCCCAGTACGAGGCCTACCCCTATCCCGAGCGCGACCCGCGCGACGAGGCGAAGCGGCTGTTCATCGGCAGCCCGAGCCACCTGCGCGAGATCGACCACTGGGTGTTCGGCGCCGCCCGGCCGGCCAGCCGGCCGCTGGACGTACTGGTTGCCGGCTGCGGCACCGGTGACGGTGCCATCATGATCGCGGCCCAGCTGCAGCAGGCCGGGCGCCCCGGGCGCGTCACCTGTATCGACCGTTCGGAGCGGGCGCTCGGCGTCGCCCGCGAGCGGGCCACGGTCAGGGGGCTCACCAATATCGCGTTCCTGCGACGGTCGCTGCTCGACCTGCCGGCGGCGGACCTCGGGCAGTTCGACTACATCGATTGCTGCGGCGTGCTGCATCACCTGCCGGACCCGGCCGGTGCGCTGATCGGGTTGGAGCGCTCGCTGGCCCCGGGCGGCGGCATCGGCCTGATGGTGTATGCGCCGCATGGCCGGACCGGCGTTTACATGCTGCAGGACGCGCTGGCGCTGCTGGCACCGATCGATGAGGCGCCGCACACCAGGCTCGAGACCGCGAAGCGGGTGATGCGGCACCTGCCGGCGACCGCCTGGCTGCGCGCCAACATGAACTTCGGCGATCATCTCGAGGGCGGCGACGCGGGCCTGTATGACCTGCTGCTCAATCCGCGCGACGTGGCCTACGACGTTCGCGGCTTCATGGGCCTGCTCGATCGGGCCGGGCTGGAGGCGGCCTGCCTGATGGAGCCGGCGCGCTACGATCCCGACCTGCTGCTGCCCGATCCTCGCCTGCGCGCCCGCACGGCTTCGATGTCGCCGATCGAACGGGCGTCGCTGGCGGAATCGCTCGCCGGCAACATGAATACCCATGTCGCCTATGCCGTGCGGCGCGGTGAGGTCCCGGCGGCGCCCGATCCGATGGCGCCGGATGCGGTGCCGGTGGTGCGCGAGATGCCGGCGGCCGAGATCATCCGCCAGATCGGCCCGGACGGCAGCCTGCCGATGGCGTTCGGGCGGCTCATGGTGCCGGTGCCGCTGCCGCCGCTGGCGAAAGCCATCCTCGGACTGGTGGACGGCGAGCGCTCGATCGCCGCGATCGCCGCGGCGCTGGCCGACCGTGGCATCGCGCAGGCGAAGTTCGAGGTCGCCTGGGCGGACACCTATCGCGCCCTGTCGCGGGTCAACCGGATCCTGCTGCGTCCACCGGCCTGA